A single Ammospiza caudacuta isolate bAmmCau1 chromosome 14, bAmmCau1.pri, whole genome shotgun sequence DNA region contains:
- the STARD8 gene encoding stAR-related lipid transfer protein 8 isoform X2, with protein MNKAGINSSCHEAEAKEACDWLRAAGFPQYAQLYEESLFPLDISAVKKDHSFLDQDSLKSLCRRLMTLNTCASMKLDVHFQRKQNEDSEEEVDFAISTRWSYQRDSKRWSRVGSADAVSQGSGALSCTMHPVSSRESVLTDLSTNPEATSLHSTGSVGSVGGTLGTAAVPSQPLSPLRAAATASSCSQSEGSAPEQPSGQGEASKEKLKKRRSRSFLKRIESLRRKDKEKASPDGRVAPHSSATLPAGWGSLTGDGDLAATRTNSSKRGTPAPFHSKKHFFSVSYRTNRLLGPGGTKGSSDPKRGGVYLEDYDTDTAPAAGGAWAAAECQRRARHGDCLVYIPCDHKPGTFPKSLSIESLCPLAGGSLTHWGAGSAAVGLGGGGSSSSVEGSSSPRGFARRRRGSCSSLGSRVSVYDNVPDFGSSEDFCKDGEVSFKNLDDILQQMGMLQKKVELWCKAVSPGLDGEEGGDEEEDEEESDSGGEPSNLHFEEQSMSDVGTSASDFDSTGNSLNEAEEIETRERRDSGVGASLTRPCRKLRWHSFQNSHRPSLNSASLEINRQSSAQLNLLQKCSLLRLTAIMEKYSVPHKQAWTWTVPKFMKRSKVPDYRDKMVFGVPPIVNVQRTGQPLPQSIQQAMRYLRSQCLDQVGIFRKSGVKSRIQALRHMNETSPEHVDYSGQSAYDVADLLKQYFRDLPEPIFTSKLTDTFLQIYQFVSKEQRLQAVQAAIILMPDENREVLQTLLYFLSDIASAEENQMTAGNLAVCLAPSIFHLNVSKKESTSPRAIHKRGTMGKPDQKDLNENMAATQGLSHMIIDCKKLFQVSHDILLQLSSSYMAADAYPHPLADLVCQGESKDLHSYFEQSVQNLLKESSEKFKGWLSTPGPLNTELSCKKVGDGNPLRLWKVCTDVEAPPATVLHRVLRERHLWDEDLLQSRVVEALDKDMEVYHYVTDSMAPHPRRDCMVLRRWRTDLPRGACLLSSLSVEHDKVPVEGGVKAIVLTSQYLIEPGAMGRSRVTHICRADLRGRSPEWYNKVFGHLCAMELVRIRDSFPALSPVGPETKI; from the exons ATGAACAAAGCCGGGATTAACAGCTCCTGCCATG AAGCTGAAGCCAAGGAAGCGTGTGACTGGCTGCGGGCAGCAGGGTTCCCCCAGTATGCCCAGCTGTACGAAG AGTCATTATTCCCTCTTGACATCAGTGCTGTGAAGAAGGACCACAGCTTCCTGGACCAGGATTCCCTCAAATCCCTGTGCAG GAGGCTGATGACCCTGAACACCTGTGCCTCCATGAAGCTGGATGTTCACTTTCAGCGTAAACAG AATGAAGACTCTGAGGAGGAAGTTGACTTTGCCATCAGCACGCGGTGGTCCTACCAGAGGGACAGCAAAAGGTGGTCACGGGTGGGGTCTGCCGatgctgtgtcccagggctcgggggcCCTGAGCTGCACTATGCACCCGGTGTCCAGCCGCGAGAGCGTCCTCACAGACCTCAGCACCAACCCCGAGGCCACGTCCCTGCACAGCACGGGCAGTGTGGGCAGTGTGGGTGGCACGCTGGGCACTGCAGCCgtgccatcccagcccctgtcccccctCCGTGCCGCTGCCACggcctccagctgcagccagagcgAGGGCTCTGCCCCGGAGCAGCCCTCGGGCCAGGGAGAGGCCTCCAAGGAGAAGCTGAAGAAGCGACGGTCTCGGAGCTTCCTGAAGCGGATCGAGTCCCTGcggaggaaggacaaggagaaagCCAGCCCAGACGGGAGGGTGGCTCCGCACAGCAGCGCCACTCTCCCGGCAGGATGGGGGTCTCTGACGGGTGATGGGGACCTTGCAGCCACCAGGACCAACTCCTCTAAAAGAGGGACACCTGCCCCTTTCCACAGCAAAAAACACTTCTTCTCGGTATCATACAGGACTAACCGCCTGCTCGGCCCCGGGGGCACCAAGGGCAGCTCTGACCCCAAACGCGGTGGAGTTTATCTGGAGGATTACgacacagacacagcccctGCCGCCGGCggtgcctgggctgctgccgAGTGCCAGCGCCGGGCTCGCCATGGCGATTGCCTGGTCTACATCCCCTGTGACCACAAGCCCGGCaccttccccaaatccctgtccaTCGAGAGCCTGTGTCCCCTGGCCGGCGGCTCCCTGACGCACTGGGGCGCCGGGAGCGCGGCCGTGGGGCTGGGCgggggcggcagcagcagcagcgtggAGGGCTCGTCCTCCCCGAGGGGCTTCGCCCGCCGGCGCCgcggctcctgcagctccctgggcagccgcGTCAGCGTCTACGACAACGTGCCGGACTTCGGCAGCAGCGAGGATTTCTGCAAGGACGGGGAGGTCAGCTTCAAGAACCTCGACGACATCCTGCAGCAGATGGGGATGCTGCAGAAGAAGGTGGAGCTCTGGTGTAAAGCCGTCTCCCCTGGCCTGGATGGAGAGGAAGGGGGCGAcgaagaggaggatgaggaggagtcGGACTCGGGAGGGGAACCCTCCAACCTGCATTTCGAAGAACAGTCCATGTCGGATGTTGGCACCTCTGCCAGTGACTTTGATAGCACTGGGAACTCCCTCAACGAGGCTGAAGAGATCGAGACACGGGAGCGCCGGGATTCGGGGGTAGGAGCATCCCTCACCAGACCCTGCAG AAAGCTGCGTTGGCACAGCTTCCAGAACTCGCACCGGCCCAGCCTGAACTCGGCCTCGCTGGAGATCAACCGGCAGTCCTCAGCCCAGCTCAACCTGCTCCAGAAGTGCTCCCTGCTCCGGCTCACGGCCATCATGGAGAAGTACTCCGTGCCCCACAAGCAGGCCTGGACGTG GACTGTCCCCAAGTTCATGAAGCGCAGTAAAGTCCCTGACTACAGGGACAAgatggtttttggggtgccacCCATCGTCAACGTGCAGCGGacggggcagcccctgccccagagcaTCCAGCAGGCCATGCGCTACCTGCGCAGCCAGTGCCTGGACCAg gttGGCATTTTCCGCAAGTCCGGGGTGAAGTCCCGGATCCAGGCGCTCCGGCACATGAACGAGACCAGCCCTGAGCACGTGGACTACTCGGGGCAGTCGGCGTACGACGTGGCCGACCTGCTGAAGCAATACTTCCGCGACCTGCCCGAGCCCATCTTCACCAGCAAGCTCACCGACACCTTCCTGCAGATCTACCAGT TTGTGTCCAAGGAGCAGCGGCTGCAGGCGGTGCAGGCCGCCATCATCCTCATGCCAGATGAGAACAGGGAGGTGCTGCAGACCCTGCTCTACTTCCTGAGCGACATCGCCTCGGCCGAGGAGAACCAGATGACAGCTGGGAACCTGGCTGTGTGCCTGGCCCCCTCCATCTTCCACCTCAATGTGTCCAAGAAGGAAAGCACATCGCCCAG GGCCATACACAAGAGGGGCACCATGGGGAAGCCAGACCAGAAGGACCTCAATGAGAACATGGCTGCCACGCAGGGGCTCTCCCACATGATCATCGACTGCAAAAAGCTCTTCCAG GTCTCCCATGACATcttgctgcagctgagcagctcctATATGGCTGCAGATGCTTATCCCCATCCCCTGGCTGACTTGGTGTGCCAGGGAGAGAGCAAGGATTTACACTCCTACTTTGAGCAGAGTGTCCAGAACCTGCTCAAAGAGTCGTCAGAGAAATTCAAGGGATGGCTGAGCACTCCAGGGCCTctgaacacagagctgtcctgcAAAAAG GTTGGGGACGGGAACCCTCTGCGCCTGTGGAAAGTCTGCACGGATGTCGAGGCCCCTCCTGCCACAGTGCTGCACCGGGTGCTGCGGGAGCGTCACCTGTGGGATGAGgacctgctgcagagcagggtggtGGAAGCTCTGGACAAGGACATGGAGGTGTACCACTATGTGACAGACAGCATGGCCCCGCACCCGCGCAGGGACTGCATGGTGCTCCG GCGCTGGCGCACGGACCTGCCGCGGGGAGCCTGCCTGCTCAGCTCCCTCTCGGTGGAGCACGACAAGGTGCCGGTGGAGGGAGGTGTCAAGGCCATCGTGCTGACGTCCCAGTACCTCATCGAGCCCGGTGCCATGGGCCGCTCCCGGGTCACCCACATCTGCAGGGCTGACCTCAG gggTCGGTCTCCCGAGTGGTATAACAAGGTCTTTGGCCACCTCTGTGCCATGGAGCTGGTGAGGATCCGAGactccttcccagccctgagtCCCGTTGGCCCCGAGACAAAGATCTGA
- the STARD8 gene encoding stAR-related lipid transfer protein 8 isoform X1, whose protein sequence is MLWYQLSPAVGRGKLSQGPAPAALRQSHPWGSIHGTEAEAKEACDWLRAAGFPQYAQLYEESLFPLDISAVKKDHSFLDQDSLKSLCRRLMTLNTCASMKLDVHFQRKQNEDSEEEVDFAISTRWSYQRDSKRWSRVGSADAVSQGSGALSCTMHPVSSRESVLTDLSTNPEATSLHSTGSVGSVGGTLGTAAVPSQPLSPLRAAATASSCSQSEGSAPEQPSGQGEASKEKLKKRRSRSFLKRIESLRRKDKEKASPDGRVAPHSSATLPAGWGSLTGDGDLAATRTNSSKRGTPAPFHSKKHFFSVSYRTNRLLGPGGTKGSSDPKRGGVYLEDYDTDTAPAAGGAWAAAECQRRARHGDCLVYIPCDHKPGTFPKSLSIESLCPLAGGSLTHWGAGSAAVGLGGGGSSSSVEGSSSPRGFARRRRGSCSSLGSRVSVYDNVPDFGSSEDFCKDGEVSFKNLDDILQQMGMLQKKVELWCKAVSPGLDGEEGGDEEEDEEESDSGGEPSNLHFEEQSMSDVGTSASDFDSTGNSLNEAEEIETRERRDSGVGASLTRPCRKLRWHSFQNSHRPSLNSASLEINRQSSAQLNLLQKCSLLRLTAIMEKYSVPHKQAWTWTVPKFMKRSKVPDYRDKMVFGVPPIVNVQRTGQPLPQSIQQAMRYLRSQCLDQVGIFRKSGVKSRIQALRHMNETSPEHVDYSGQSAYDVADLLKQYFRDLPEPIFTSKLTDTFLQIYQFVSKEQRLQAVQAAIILMPDENREVLQTLLYFLSDIASAEENQMTAGNLAVCLAPSIFHLNVSKKESTSPRAIHKRGTMGKPDQKDLNENMAATQGLSHMIIDCKKLFQVSHDILLQLSSSYMAADAYPHPLADLVCQGESKDLHSYFEQSVQNLLKESSEKFKGWLSTPGPLNTELSCKKVGDGNPLRLWKVCTDVEAPPATVLHRVLRERHLWDEDLLQSRVVEALDKDMEVYHYVTDSMAPHPRRDCMVLRRWRTDLPRGACLLSSLSVEHDKVPVEGGVKAIVLTSQYLIEPGAMGRSRVTHICRADLRGRSPEWYNKVFGHLCAMELVRIRDSFPALSPVGPETKI, encoded by the exons atgctgtggtACCAGCTaagccctgctgtgggcaggggtaAGCTcagccagggccctgctcctgctgccctgcgCCAGAGCCATCCCTGGGGCAGCATCCATGGCACAG AAGCTGAAGCCAAGGAAGCGTGTGACTGGCTGCGGGCAGCAGGGTTCCCCCAGTATGCCCAGCTGTACGAAG AGTCATTATTCCCTCTTGACATCAGTGCTGTGAAGAAGGACCACAGCTTCCTGGACCAGGATTCCCTCAAATCCCTGTGCAG GAGGCTGATGACCCTGAACACCTGTGCCTCCATGAAGCTGGATGTTCACTTTCAGCGTAAACAG AATGAAGACTCTGAGGAGGAAGTTGACTTTGCCATCAGCACGCGGTGGTCCTACCAGAGGGACAGCAAAAGGTGGTCACGGGTGGGGTCTGCCGatgctgtgtcccagggctcgggggcCCTGAGCTGCACTATGCACCCGGTGTCCAGCCGCGAGAGCGTCCTCACAGACCTCAGCACCAACCCCGAGGCCACGTCCCTGCACAGCACGGGCAGTGTGGGCAGTGTGGGTGGCACGCTGGGCACTGCAGCCgtgccatcccagcccctgtcccccctCCGTGCCGCTGCCACggcctccagctgcagccagagcgAGGGCTCTGCCCCGGAGCAGCCCTCGGGCCAGGGAGAGGCCTCCAAGGAGAAGCTGAAGAAGCGACGGTCTCGGAGCTTCCTGAAGCGGATCGAGTCCCTGcggaggaaggacaaggagaaagCCAGCCCAGACGGGAGGGTGGCTCCGCACAGCAGCGCCACTCTCCCGGCAGGATGGGGGTCTCTGACGGGTGATGGGGACCTTGCAGCCACCAGGACCAACTCCTCTAAAAGAGGGACACCTGCCCCTTTCCACAGCAAAAAACACTTCTTCTCGGTATCATACAGGACTAACCGCCTGCTCGGCCCCGGGGGCACCAAGGGCAGCTCTGACCCCAAACGCGGTGGAGTTTATCTGGAGGATTACgacacagacacagcccctGCCGCCGGCggtgcctgggctgctgccgAGTGCCAGCGCCGGGCTCGCCATGGCGATTGCCTGGTCTACATCCCCTGTGACCACAAGCCCGGCaccttccccaaatccctgtccaTCGAGAGCCTGTGTCCCCTGGCCGGCGGCTCCCTGACGCACTGGGGCGCCGGGAGCGCGGCCGTGGGGCTGGGCgggggcggcagcagcagcagcgtggAGGGCTCGTCCTCCCCGAGGGGCTTCGCCCGCCGGCGCCgcggctcctgcagctccctgggcagccgcGTCAGCGTCTACGACAACGTGCCGGACTTCGGCAGCAGCGAGGATTTCTGCAAGGACGGGGAGGTCAGCTTCAAGAACCTCGACGACATCCTGCAGCAGATGGGGATGCTGCAGAAGAAGGTGGAGCTCTGGTGTAAAGCCGTCTCCCCTGGCCTGGATGGAGAGGAAGGGGGCGAcgaagaggaggatgaggaggagtcGGACTCGGGAGGGGAACCCTCCAACCTGCATTTCGAAGAACAGTCCATGTCGGATGTTGGCACCTCTGCCAGTGACTTTGATAGCACTGGGAACTCCCTCAACGAGGCTGAAGAGATCGAGACACGGGAGCGCCGGGATTCGGGGGTAGGAGCATCCCTCACCAGACCCTGCAG AAAGCTGCGTTGGCACAGCTTCCAGAACTCGCACCGGCCCAGCCTGAACTCGGCCTCGCTGGAGATCAACCGGCAGTCCTCAGCCCAGCTCAACCTGCTCCAGAAGTGCTCCCTGCTCCGGCTCACGGCCATCATGGAGAAGTACTCCGTGCCCCACAAGCAGGCCTGGACGTG GACTGTCCCCAAGTTCATGAAGCGCAGTAAAGTCCCTGACTACAGGGACAAgatggtttttggggtgccacCCATCGTCAACGTGCAGCGGacggggcagcccctgccccagagcaTCCAGCAGGCCATGCGCTACCTGCGCAGCCAGTGCCTGGACCAg gttGGCATTTTCCGCAAGTCCGGGGTGAAGTCCCGGATCCAGGCGCTCCGGCACATGAACGAGACCAGCCCTGAGCACGTGGACTACTCGGGGCAGTCGGCGTACGACGTGGCCGACCTGCTGAAGCAATACTTCCGCGACCTGCCCGAGCCCATCTTCACCAGCAAGCTCACCGACACCTTCCTGCAGATCTACCAGT TTGTGTCCAAGGAGCAGCGGCTGCAGGCGGTGCAGGCCGCCATCATCCTCATGCCAGATGAGAACAGGGAGGTGCTGCAGACCCTGCTCTACTTCCTGAGCGACATCGCCTCGGCCGAGGAGAACCAGATGACAGCTGGGAACCTGGCTGTGTGCCTGGCCCCCTCCATCTTCCACCTCAATGTGTCCAAGAAGGAAAGCACATCGCCCAG GGCCATACACAAGAGGGGCACCATGGGGAAGCCAGACCAGAAGGACCTCAATGAGAACATGGCTGCCACGCAGGGGCTCTCCCACATGATCATCGACTGCAAAAAGCTCTTCCAG GTCTCCCATGACATcttgctgcagctgagcagctcctATATGGCTGCAGATGCTTATCCCCATCCCCTGGCTGACTTGGTGTGCCAGGGAGAGAGCAAGGATTTACACTCCTACTTTGAGCAGAGTGTCCAGAACCTGCTCAAAGAGTCGTCAGAGAAATTCAAGGGATGGCTGAGCACTCCAGGGCCTctgaacacagagctgtcctgcAAAAAG GTTGGGGACGGGAACCCTCTGCGCCTGTGGAAAGTCTGCACGGATGTCGAGGCCCCTCCTGCCACAGTGCTGCACCGGGTGCTGCGGGAGCGTCACCTGTGGGATGAGgacctgctgcagagcagggtggtGGAAGCTCTGGACAAGGACATGGAGGTGTACCACTATGTGACAGACAGCATGGCCCCGCACCCGCGCAGGGACTGCATGGTGCTCCG GCGCTGGCGCACGGACCTGCCGCGGGGAGCCTGCCTGCTCAGCTCCCTCTCGGTGGAGCACGACAAGGTGCCGGTGGAGGGAGGTGTCAAGGCCATCGTGCTGACGTCCCAGTACCTCATCGAGCCCGGTGCCATGGGCCGCTCCCGGGTCACCCACATCTGCAGGGCTGACCTCAG gggTCGGTCTCCCGAGTGGTATAACAAGGTCTTTGGCCACCTCTGTGCCATGGAGCTGGTGAGGATCCGAGactccttcccagccctgagtCCCGTTGGCCCCGAGACAAAGATCTGA
- the STARD8 gene encoding stAR-related lipid transfer protein 8 isoform X3, whose product MTLNTCASMKLDVHFQRKQNEDSEEEVDFAISTRWSYQRDSKRWSRVGSADAVSQGSGALSCTMHPVSSRESVLTDLSTNPEATSLHSTGSVGSVGGTLGTAAVPSQPLSPLRAAATASSCSQSEGSAPEQPSGQGEASKEKLKKRRSRSFLKRIESLRRKDKEKASPDGRVAPHSSATLPAGWGSLTGDGDLAATRTNSSKRGTPAPFHSKKHFFSVSYRTNRLLGPGGTKGSSDPKRGGVYLEDYDTDTAPAAGGAWAAAECQRRARHGDCLVYIPCDHKPGTFPKSLSIESLCPLAGGSLTHWGAGSAAVGLGGGGSSSSVEGSSSPRGFARRRRGSCSSLGSRVSVYDNVPDFGSSEDFCKDGEVSFKNLDDILQQMGMLQKKVELWCKAVSPGLDGEEGGDEEEDEEESDSGGEPSNLHFEEQSMSDVGTSASDFDSTGNSLNEAEEIETRERRDSGVGASLTRPCRKLRWHSFQNSHRPSLNSASLEINRQSSAQLNLLQKCSLLRLTAIMEKYSVPHKQAWTWTVPKFMKRSKVPDYRDKMVFGVPPIVNVQRTGQPLPQSIQQAMRYLRSQCLDQVGIFRKSGVKSRIQALRHMNETSPEHVDYSGQSAYDVADLLKQYFRDLPEPIFTSKLTDTFLQIYQFVSKEQRLQAVQAAIILMPDENREVLQTLLYFLSDIASAEENQMTAGNLAVCLAPSIFHLNVSKKESTSPRAIHKRGTMGKPDQKDLNENMAATQGLSHMIIDCKKLFQVSHDILLQLSSSYMAADAYPHPLADLVCQGESKDLHSYFEQSVQNLLKESSEKFKGWLSTPGPLNTELSCKKVGDGNPLRLWKVCTDVEAPPATVLHRVLRERHLWDEDLLQSRVVEALDKDMEVYHYVTDSMAPHPRRDCMVLRRWRTDLPRGACLLSSLSVEHDKVPVEGGVKAIVLTSQYLIEPGAMGRSRVTHICRADLRGRSPEWYNKVFGHLCAMELVRIRDSFPALSPVGPETKI is encoded by the exons ATGACCCTGAACACCTGTGCCTCCATGAAGCTGGATGTTCACTTTCAGCGTAAACAG AATGAAGACTCTGAGGAGGAAGTTGACTTTGCCATCAGCACGCGGTGGTCCTACCAGAGGGACAGCAAAAGGTGGTCACGGGTGGGGTCTGCCGatgctgtgtcccagggctcgggggcCCTGAGCTGCACTATGCACCCGGTGTCCAGCCGCGAGAGCGTCCTCACAGACCTCAGCACCAACCCCGAGGCCACGTCCCTGCACAGCACGGGCAGTGTGGGCAGTGTGGGTGGCACGCTGGGCACTGCAGCCgtgccatcccagcccctgtcccccctCCGTGCCGCTGCCACggcctccagctgcagccagagcgAGGGCTCTGCCCCGGAGCAGCCCTCGGGCCAGGGAGAGGCCTCCAAGGAGAAGCTGAAGAAGCGACGGTCTCGGAGCTTCCTGAAGCGGATCGAGTCCCTGcggaggaaggacaaggagaaagCCAGCCCAGACGGGAGGGTGGCTCCGCACAGCAGCGCCACTCTCCCGGCAGGATGGGGGTCTCTGACGGGTGATGGGGACCTTGCAGCCACCAGGACCAACTCCTCTAAAAGAGGGACACCTGCCCCTTTCCACAGCAAAAAACACTTCTTCTCGGTATCATACAGGACTAACCGCCTGCTCGGCCCCGGGGGCACCAAGGGCAGCTCTGACCCCAAACGCGGTGGAGTTTATCTGGAGGATTACgacacagacacagcccctGCCGCCGGCggtgcctgggctgctgccgAGTGCCAGCGCCGGGCTCGCCATGGCGATTGCCTGGTCTACATCCCCTGTGACCACAAGCCCGGCaccttccccaaatccctgtccaTCGAGAGCCTGTGTCCCCTGGCCGGCGGCTCCCTGACGCACTGGGGCGCCGGGAGCGCGGCCGTGGGGCTGGGCgggggcggcagcagcagcagcgtggAGGGCTCGTCCTCCCCGAGGGGCTTCGCCCGCCGGCGCCgcggctcctgcagctccctgggcagccgcGTCAGCGTCTACGACAACGTGCCGGACTTCGGCAGCAGCGAGGATTTCTGCAAGGACGGGGAGGTCAGCTTCAAGAACCTCGACGACATCCTGCAGCAGATGGGGATGCTGCAGAAGAAGGTGGAGCTCTGGTGTAAAGCCGTCTCCCCTGGCCTGGATGGAGAGGAAGGGGGCGAcgaagaggaggatgaggaggagtcGGACTCGGGAGGGGAACCCTCCAACCTGCATTTCGAAGAACAGTCCATGTCGGATGTTGGCACCTCTGCCAGTGACTTTGATAGCACTGGGAACTCCCTCAACGAGGCTGAAGAGATCGAGACACGGGAGCGCCGGGATTCGGGGGTAGGAGCATCCCTCACCAGACCCTGCAG AAAGCTGCGTTGGCACAGCTTCCAGAACTCGCACCGGCCCAGCCTGAACTCGGCCTCGCTGGAGATCAACCGGCAGTCCTCAGCCCAGCTCAACCTGCTCCAGAAGTGCTCCCTGCTCCGGCTCACGGCCATCATGGAGAAGTACTCCGTGCCCCACAAGCAGGCCTGGACGTG GACTGTCCCCAAGTTCATGAAGCGCAGTAAAGTCCCTGACTACAGGGACAAgatggtttttggggtgccacCCATCGTCAACGTGCAGCGGacggggcagcccctgccccagagcaTCCAGCAGGCCATGCGCTACCTGCGCAGCCAGTGCCTGGACCAg gttGGCATTTTCCGCAAGTCCGGGGTGAAGTCCCGGATCCAGGCGCTCCGGCACATGAACGAGACCAGCCCTGAGCACGTGGACTACTCGGGGCAGTCGGCGTACGACGTGGCCGACCTGCTGAAGCAATACTTCCGCGACCTGCCCGAGCCCATCTTCACCAGCAAGCTCACCGACACCTTCCTGCAGATCTACCAGT TTGTGTCCAAGGAGCAGCGGCTGCAGGCGGTGCAGGCCGCCATCATCCTCATGCCAGATGAGAACAGGGAGGTGCTGCAGACCCTGCTCTACTTCCTGAGCGACATCGCCTCGGCCGAGGAGAACCAGATGACAGCTGGGAACCTGGCTGTGTGCCTGGCCCCCTCCATCTTCCACCTCAATGTGTCCAAGAAGGAAAGCACATCGCCCAG GGCCATACACAAGAGGGGCACCATGGGGAAGCCAGACCAGAAGGACCTCAATGAGAACATGGCTGCCACGCAGGGGCTCTCCCACATGATCATCGACTGCAAAAAGCTCTTCCAG GTCTCCCATGACATcttgctgcagctgagcagctcctATATGGCTGCAGATGCTTATCCCCATCCCCTGGCTGACTTGGTGTGCCAGGGAGAGAGCAAGGATTTACACTCCTACTTTGAGCAGAGTGTCCAGAACCTGCTCAAAGAGTCGTCAGAGAAATTCAAGGGATGGCTGAGCACTCCAGGGCCTctgaacacagagctgtcctgcAAAAAG GTTGGGGACGGGAACCCTCTGCGCCTGTGGAAAGTCTGCACGGATGTCGAGGCCCCTCCTGCCACAGTGCTGCACCGGGTGCTGCGGGAGCGTCACCTGTGGGATGAGgacctgctgcagagcagggtggtGGAAGCTCTGGACAAGGACATGGAGGTGTACCACTATGTGACAGACAGCATGGCCCCGCACCCGCGCAGGGACTGCATGGTGCTCCG GCGCTGGCGCACGGACCTGCCGCGGGGAGCCTGCCTGCTCAGCTCCCTCTCGGTGGAGCACGACAAGGTGCCGGTGGAGGGAGGTGTCAAGGCCATCGTGCTGACGTCCCAGTACCTCATCGAGCCCGGTGCCATGGGCCGCTCCCGGGTCACCCACATCTGCAGGGCTGACCTCAG gggTCGGTCTCCCGAGTGGTATAACAAGGTCTTTGGCCACCTCTGTGCCATGGAGCTGGTGAGGATCCGAGactccttcccagccctgagtCCCGTTGGCCCCGAGACAAAGATCTGA